A window of Mus musculus strain C57BL/6J chromosome 3, GRCm38.p6 C57BL/6J genomic DNA:
AAAATTCATCTACTTCTGAAGTGGGTCCTGTGAAGATCACCAAGGAACTGTTGAAATCCAAGGCAAGACTCCCACCTAGATTCAGAGTTTGGAGGCGTTCATATCTCCACCTTCTTCCTTGGCAAGTAGGAGCTGGAGATCTGGTGCATGATCACCAGGGCTGGGTACAATGGTAGTCCCAGGCACAGGTACCAGGCTGTACCTTTGATCTGGGCCTGGAACCACACTGAGTACATGCCCAAGAGCACCGTTACTGTAGCCATCAGGTAGACAACCAGGCCACACGTCAGATGGTAGAGCTTGAGGCGAGCCACCCTTGAGACCCGGGCTGCTCGTGGACAGAGGAGGCAGAGCCCACACAGTGCCTGTCCTCCAGTGGCCAACAGTGTCAAGGCTCCTATCCAGCTGTGCCAGGACACCAAATGGGACATCTCACTTCGGATCTTGCTGGAAATGATGAAGCCCAAGCCTAGGACAGCACAGAGGATGGCCATGGTCTGCCCTGCCCAGTGGAGTCGAATCCGGGTTTTTCGAGAGCAGAAGAAGAACAGGGAGTGCTCAGGTGAGAAGAGTAGAATAGCTTCAGCCATGCAGAGACAGAACTGTAATCATAAGGAAAGGCCAGTGAGCCTCTAGTCTACATGGAGCGCAAGGAAAAGGAGGTCTTCTCACACATTCAGAAGGACACGGGGAAGCTAAGGACTTGCAGCCTCACACACATCCTTTCTGGACCACAGAACAGCAAACATTCTACTGAGAACTTTCTACTGAGTTCTGAGGACAAAGCCTTGATAAACATCCTTCTTGCGTCTTCCTTTTAGGCACTAGAGGAGAAATATCTTCTGTTCCCCCTTTCCCTGACCTTCTCAGCCACCTGACACTTTACTCCACTTTCCCCAATCCTATAGGTTTTAGGGAAAGATGAAGCCCTCTTTAAACCCATCTCTCTGACCCTTAGGCTGAAAAACTGAATGTCTCCCCAAGAGTTAATCTAAGAATATCCGAACTCACCGCCAAGGCCATGAACACAGGGTGCCAGGAGAAAAGACCTAAGTAAGAATCAAAGAGAATAGGCTGACGGCTGGGCTTCACTGATACTGTCCCGTGGTTTGTAAATGACAAAGACCGGGCCACAAGGTCAGCATATCATCTTAAACCTAAACAAGAATCAGGAGCTCACCACAAAGGGAGGAGTCAAGGGGCCCTTACACCCCCTTGGCCTGGGGATTGCACTTGCTGCAGCCCAGTCCCTAGAGTACCTTAGCCTGCCCAGGACCCTCTAACGCTTTTCCATGTAGGGCCTCCTAAGGAAGTATCAGTTCTGTCTTTTCAAGCCCCACCCTCCCTGGACTTCCGGGAACCCGCCTACTACGCTTTTACAACCACTCCCGGACCCGCCCCTCCTCAGCTGAGGGTCCAGGTTTCCAGTCTCCCAGTGCGCCCAAAGCGGCCCCTCCAGCGCCTAGGCTCCGCCCCTTCTTTGGCCCCGCCCCACCTCGCCTCGCACACTCACTGGTTCCGGGCCGGGACAGCACAGTCAGAAAGATGGTGAAGCCCAAAGCTATCAGGTGCGCCAAGATCCCACTGCCTCTCCGCAGCCAGCGGGTCAGTCTCGGCTCCCTCGCTGGAGCGGGAACCAGACCTACCTCCATGGAATGCATAGCAGTGCCAGGCCGGCCGGCACAATCCAGCTACCAGAGGCTTCTTCCGGGTTTGCTATCGCGGAGGCGGCGGCGGCTACAGGAGAGGCTCCTCCCCGGGGAAGCTGCGGGGCCGTGTGGCGGAGGTGCCCACAGCGCCCTCTGTAGAGTGGGGGGGAAGCGCCTCGGCCCCAAAGGGCGGCTCCCGGAAACCTCCACTGACCTAATCGAGCTCCCAACCCACCTTCATTCTATCTTTGTGTCTATAAGGGTATCTCAAGAGGTCTGCGAAAATTACATCGGTAGCAACTGATACCAGCGAAATCCCAAATCACACACTTGATTCGCTGACCCAAGAGCATGAAACCAGTGTTCTGAGCAGCTTTCTAGAAGTACTGGATTCCCTGGACTGCTTACTTCTCAGACATTTCTGGCTTGTTCAAGAGACAAGATTTCTCCCTGTATTAACATAAATGAAAAGCCAAAACCTAGTGATCTAATCTGATGACTTCAGGTATGAAAACCAAAAGAAGCAATCTCATCATCCCTGCTTACAGGCGTAGTtgctccccatcccctccctcccacGCTGCCCCCTCAAAATATTCCAGATCCATGGGGCACTTTCAGCCTTTGCTGCCGCCACAGTAGAACCAGAGCTTTCCACAACCCCAAGTTCTGCTACACTATTACCTCCAAAAAGGTATGACCCAACCTAAAGAGTTCTATATGGGAGAAGCTTTACTCCGTTCAGGGCAAACTCACAGAAGAGACCAGAATGAGCTGTCCAGTGGGTAGggaaatggctctgtggttaagagtgcatATTCCTCTTGCTCAGGGGGCTCACAGCTGACTGTAACTAGCTACAGGGGGATCCCACACGTCTCGCCTCCGCAGGCATCACATgcgcatacccacacacagacaccataattaaaaaaaaaaaaaaaaaaaaagctgtccaGCACTTCTAGAGCAGTGATCGCCAAGCTCAACCTCTGCATGGCTGAGGAACTAAGGCTGGTTTTAAGACATGGGAAGGGCAAGAACAGCCATTTGTAGAGGGATGGAAGCCCAGAGTAGCTAGAAAACCAGAAAGGGGCCATAAGCTAACTCCCACAAACCCTCAGGACAAAAACCCAAGGATGGCGTCAGGTGTGAGACCCCTTCCCTCTCAGTTCTTTCCCAGTGGAACCATAGTTGTCGCTCTTAAGCCTCTGGGGTGCCTGCTCACTCAGCGTCATATGCCTTATCATCCTCTCTGAGAAGATTCCCAGGGATGCCAGCTCCAGGTttctgtgtgcagtgtgtgtgtgctggggtgtacactgcctgtcatcccagcctcTCGGGTTGGAGCTGCGGAGAGTAAGGACACTCACTCATTTGGCTACATCAGTTTCCATCCTTTTCTATGTTTCtggtttttatattttcttagcaGCAACAGAACAGGGAGACAGTCTTGAGgtattttaaagagttttttttttttcttaaaaaaaataatataaagttataaaaaGCGGCAGCAGCCTGGGGCCCAGATCTGGAGGGGAGGAGGTGCTGGCGGCTCCGTTGCAGTGGGCAGGCACTTTCTCGTTAATGAGCTTTTGACTGCAGGGAGACAAGAGGTAAGAGACAGGGTCAGGCTAGGGGCCTACCTGTTATCCTTCCCATTGAACATCTGGGCTAACCCTTGGATTCCTTCAGCTGGCCTAATAAATACAACCGAGTAAGGGAAAAGGAATGGCAGCCTAACAGAGGACTGGGTAATGAAGCTggagaacacacatgcacacacctgtacacacacaagcAGGCCTGTCAGTTACTATCAGGTTTCCCTTACAGGTGCCAGGAGAGCTGGCAGCACTTGAGCCATGCCTAACCCAGAAGAATATTACCCTGCCTAGCCTCCCAGAAGTCCCTCCTTAGAGAGGTCACAGGGTCAAAGCAAAGCAGGCTTCAACAGGAAAGGTAAATAAACCTAGCTGCAAGCTTTGCCAGAACCTGGAGAACCTGCTGCAATCTGAAATGACTTGGTGGGCCTGAAGTTGTGGACTTGCTTTTCAATGTCCTAATGCCAGTGGGAGAACCAGAGAACTAGAGCAGCCCACCCACCCAGCTACTCTGCATGCTGGGGCCTTTCCCCGTAAGGAAAAGTAGCTCCAAGTCCTCGAGGGAGGGTCACAGCCAGTTCAAAAAGAAGTGGTCCTTTCATTAAAGCAAAGATAGGAGACAGCATGTCCTAGGCCCAAAGGAAAAGACTGGGCATAGGAAAGGTCCCTCAGGAAAGAGCTGGGGTCACCCTGGAAAGAACTGACCAACCTCTCCCCAAAGTAGGTAGCCCAGGAGCTCTCTCAAttccccctttcttccccccTTAGCATCCTTAGCACCTTCTCCATGTCGTGTACCTACTGTGCTCCCCAGCCTCAGCCCTCCCAACCCCTCTCTGCCCATGGTCTTCAGGAAGCTGGATTGGTACCTTCAGTGTAGAGCACTTCTCCTCAAAGGGCAGGGCTGGACCTGGCTTCTTGCGACGCACAGAGCAGGTCCCATCAGGAGGGACACCAGCCTGACAGTGCTTGGCCTTGACTGGCCGGCAGTAAGTGGCCAGGTTTTTCCGCTTCTTGGCTACCTCCTCCTCGGAGAGGCAGGTGGTTGGCAGGACCTTAGCTGGGTGTCCGGCCACTCCTCGGTTTTCTAGCTGAGAAGCCTTGACGGGTATGGGGGATGGATGAGGGGAACCCCGACAGTCCAGGGGACCGGCCCGTTTCACTCGTGGCCCCACTGTTCCATTAAGCCCCAAGTTCAGGGCTGTTTTAGTCTTGGTTGAGAGACCCCGACAGCTAGAGGGTTTGCCCTTTCCAGCAGGCTCCAGGATGCAGGTCCGTTTGAAGGTGGTGGGGCCAGGGGATAACTTCCGCTTTCGAGAAGGGGCCTCCATCTCCACCCCCTCCTTGCCTTTGGATGACTTGCTGGCCTTGGAAGGTGGCAGCTTGCTGAAGGACGGAGATGGAGTGTTGGCAGGCAGCGGTGAGGTAATAGCCTGGCTACCGCCCATGCACTCTGCCTGGCTGCAGGCAGCTGCTACACTGGGGGAGCCTGCAGGATAGCTAGGGACAAGGCTGTCCTTGACGGGGGGTATGGAGGCTGGACAGGCAGGTCGGGGGGCTGGACCTGGAAGTCGGGGACAGCTGCCCATAGGGGATGGACTCAAGGGATCAGATAAAGATGGACTGACAAGATGGGATGGAGGCTCGGCTGCTGGTGGGATTTTCCTGTAGCAAAGAGAAAGGCCCACTGTGATACTGAGCAAACACCAGGGCTGCCCTAATATACACTAGTCTCTGCACCTTCAAATGGCCAGCAAAGCCCCAGACTGCTGCCCCCTGCTGGGAGACAATGGAACTAAGCGGAGGAAGGCACAAGAGGAGGAATGGTCATTGTATCAGAACAAGACAGAGCTACCTGTAGACACATTAACTACCTGATTTTTTATCTCAGTTTGGGCCCTCCCTGTCCTACATTGCCTAACAGGTACTGGAAGTGATGGGCAAGTATCTAGATTCACCCAGATCACCCACTCATGCCCTCCTCCAGGCTACTGAGTCTCACCCCTTCATGCCACACCCCATTTGGGTTTTTAGCAATCAGCCATGGTATACCAGACTGGGGTTTCTGAAGCCCAAGTACACTTGAGCCCGAGGAAGAAAGTTCTGAGAACATGAAACTCACTTCCACATGTGTGAGCTGAGATGCCGTTCCAGCATGGAGCTGAGTGCTGAGCAAAACCGGTCCAGCCGGCGGCTAAACACATAGCATCCTGGGCTCACCAGCCGGCTTCCAAATGTGCAAAActggaggcagaagaaaggacGAACGTGGTTGGGAGGGCCTGAGATACAAGACTTAGCCACCCTCCACCCCAGCTCCCTGTCCTGCCCCCTTACCGCCTGTGGCCTGGGGGGCCGAGTTGCGTAATGGCAGTCAGGGGAAAGGTGGAGGTCATCAGATATCCCCTCCTCCTCACTCTCCTCACTGGAGGCCTGGGCCCCACCCCggggcagagggaaggggaatAGGCCTGGATCCCCATCACCACCACAGGGACCTTCGTCATCCACCTCACTCTCAGAGGAGGCATGGGACCTGAAGGGCCAAGGGAGATGGAAGGATGATGTGAGTGATTCGGAGTAGAGGGAGGGTGTCCGAGCTCTCTCAAACAGCCAGGGCAGACACACCCTTCTGGGGACTCAGATGAGGGGGGAGGGTGAAAAGACAGGAAAGTACTATATAGCTCACAGAGTGAGAGGCAGAACCAAGGGCCACAGCCTCCAAGAGATTCTCTCTTTAGCCCCTTCCTAGGCCTTGTCTTTTTAAGGAGAAAATCTGCTTCAGATTTGCTTCCTCCAGAAAAACCTTCCCGGCTTAACTACCCCCAGCGCTGGTCAGCCTAGTCAACTCTCTTCGTCACATACTCCTGGGAGCCTGCCTGGGAGCTGCGCCTGTGTTTCACATCTACCCCCTGAGGAAGTGCACATGAGCAGGCTTTCCCACAGCCCAGGGCAGCCTCTGCACACAAAGGGACCAGTGGATGACTGCACAGTGACACTGCTTCACCCAGGACCCTGGCCCGTTTAGCTCTCTGATGATAAGCGCTAATCCATGGAGGAGCGAGAAAGACGTTCACACCCTGGGTGCTGTGGTCTGGCACACCTCACGGGGGCTGCAGTGCCGCAGCGTGCTTGGGTGCTTAGGGCAAGTGAGTCCATCGTCAGGACATTCCTTGGGCCTGTCTCCAAGACTTCCTGGTACCTTAGGGGCTGAATATCCCCTTGTTAGGTGGACTTAAGATTCTGTACATACCTGGGGAGTGCACAGTACGGATAGGTCTGCTtagacagagaagagaaggtgGTGTTGGGGGCAGCTACCGCTGCCACACCCTGGACTGCAGTGGGAGGCTCCTGGGATGGGCGCTCCAGAGCTGGCTCTTTGTGTGCTGGGCTCTTCTCCTTGGGAGACTCTCCTTTTCGGGAGCTGGCCTTCAGTTCGGCCACTAGCACATCAAAGTCCTTGGCCCTGCCTGGGACCTCCCTGCGCTGGTGCACTGAGTGGATCTAGAACACAGCAGAGCAGTACAGAGGTGTGATCTGAGCAGGAGGAAAAGGGATCGGTCTTCTTTGACACACACAGAGTGTGCTGTGGGTGAGGGGCGTTTGTCTGTTCATTTTACTCTCAGGAGACGAAAACTCTCCTCTGGGTAAGGGATCTGGAAGGTACTCCCTGCCTACTGCTTCTACCCTGTGCCCACTATACGcagcctcttctctccttccctggtAGAGGCCTAGCTCCATCCCTTCAACCGCGTTTACGGTAACTTCTGGACTCTCCTTTCCAAGGTTCCTTGTCTGTGCTAAACCTGCCTCCCATCATCATGCAGAGAGATGGGGTTACCTTGCAAGTCAATAGGCGTGTACAGATCTTCTTGGTCTCTGGATTTATGACCCCGCACTGCCTGTTGAGGTCGAACTCCTTCCCTGTGGGGGAAAGAGGTTCCAATGAATCGCAAGTCCATTTGGGGGAGGAGCCAAGGAAGAATCTGGCCTCTTCCTGCCAAGGGCCCAGGAAGCAGTAGGACTAAGGCAGGAGAGCCTCACCCTTGGGTTTAAACCAACTCAGCCCTATGCCTGGCCCAGGTACTCTTGGAAGACTGGAAGCCCAAAGCAGGGCAGTCGGTACCAAGAAGCAAAAGCAGCTACCTACATCTTAGATGTCAGGAAAAACAGCTGTAGGATgtggggaaggagagaatggTCAAGGCAGGTATGAGTGACTCTGCTGGCTTAGCCTCGTGTTCTCTCAGACTACCTCAGAGACCTGGACCAGCAAGGCTTTCTGGGAACAAGCAGGACAGGAGGTAATGGGGCTGCCACACCCTCCAAGCGGTAATGGTCAGACCTGGACAGGTTCACTCCTTCCTGACCCAAGAACAGAGAAGCCCAGTGAGGTCTCCACTCCGCCTTTCTGAGTCCCACGTCCATAACTACTCACGAGCCATCTTTCGGTGGGTTTTAGGAGGAAGCCTGGCTCCACTGGCCTCCTTCTCCGGGGGGCTGCCTTCGGCGCGGTGACTGGAGCCCTCACCGGGGACAAGCTCGATGTTCTCTCTGCCAGGAGGTTCTTTAGGAGAGGGGGCCGTGGGGACTTTTCCAGGGGAGTCCTTGGGGAGGCCTCCTGGCTGACTGAGGAGAGCAGAGGGTGGGGCCACCCTGACTCCATGTGCATCAGGTTTCGGGAGACTGGATATCTTCTCCAGATTCACCACAGGCACGAAAAGGCTACACGTGGAGAGAGGGTATgggctgggaggtggggaggCTGGGACTGGGGTCTGGACTCTAGCCCAGAGCCATCTCCTCCCTAGCTCTGGAGCTTGGGTGAACTCCAAGAGAGGCGTGGAAAAAAAGGGGGAGCCCATGTTCCCTGGAATATATGGGAAGGAGCTGCAGATGGGGTTAGCTATTTCTTGGCTGTGAGCAGTATCCTGCAAGCAGGGCTAAGTGTCAACCCTTTCTTGGGTCAGGGTCAGGGCTACTTTTAGGGGTTTCCAGCTTCTTCTTACCAGAGGCTGTCCTTCTGGGTCTTCTCAGGAGGCTGATGGCCACGGCTCCGGGACCCCTGGCCCTTCTCCCTGGAGGAGGTTTTGGTGGAACCTGGGGCTCTACAAGCTGGGCCCTGCCCATTCACTACATGGCATTTTTGAGAGCTGGCAGgggctggaggtgggggtggggcccgGGCATAAAGCTTGCTGAGGGGCCCATGTCTTCTTTCTGTCACCAGGAGGTGGAGAGAGTAACTGAGGTGAGCGGTATTGAgtgcctccttccccctctcctaaCCAGCCCGCCAATCCCTAGCGCTTGGGTTGTGAGTGTCTCTCCTTCCCATTTAAGATTGAGCCTTTCAAGAGTCAAAATTCTAGACCACGCTTCTTGAGCCTCTTAACTTCACTTGATGCTAGAAGCTTGTTCCAACAATAATCCCGACACCTCCAACACTCAAGCTGTCCCCAGCACCATCTTCCTTTAGCCCATATGACCTCCAGACTGACAATGTCCTAAGAGGTCCATGTTCCACCATCCCACCCACCCGCCCGCCCCCTTATCGCCTCCCTAGGGTGCCCCTCACCGCAATGCTTCTGGAAGGCTTGGGGCTTCACCACCTGGCTGCAGTGGTTACATACAACCAAATAGAAGTCATCATGGGCAGGGCAGTGCCCGAAGATGGACATGTCTGCAACGACAGAACCCTTTATCACTCGGGTCAAATTCTCCGGATTTCCCTAGCTCAAGGAACACTCTCAACGCCACCACTTAGAAGACGCTCAGCCTTCCAACTGATAGTTCTGCTGGACGCTCCCAGCCTCCCCAGTCCATCTGACCAGACCCAAAGTGTATGGGCTTTCCTGTATGTGGGCACCAACCACACGTGATTAGGATCACCACCAGCAGGTCCCAGGGGCCAGGACAACTGACTGACTCAGACTTATCAAAAGGAGGTTTCTTCCCCCAGCAGTCCCGCtgctgcttcaagctccttccTCCAGTGGGAGAGGGAAAGCTTGGTCCACGTTCCCGACACCCAGCCTCTGTGCAGGACTCCCACCTTCTTTAATGAGGGTCATGGCGTCAAGTTTCTTCGTGTTTTTGCTGTTCTCCTCTAGTTCAGCCCCTGGAGGAGAAGCACAGTTGAGGATGCCCACCCGAGTCCCAGAACCCAGCAGGGCCTGCAGCCCAATGGTATGAAGCCCACATTCCCagacaagcactcagaattcctGAAGACACTTTCCACGGGTCACTCACAAATGCCTATGATGACCCCATTAAGGATCACAGTGACCCTTCACTCCCGGGTACAGTACAGAGTTAGTTCCACGGCTGACTAGATGGGCCACTATGGGTAAATGTCTCTTTTCTGGGCCTTGCTTCCCCCATTTAAAAGGGAAATGGTTCTAAAATTTTTCTACAGGTCCCTTTTGAGACTGCTCGCATGGGTCCTTTCTTCTACTCTGTGGCATCCCAGACAAATGCCCTCCCAGATCCCCACCCCCATAAACTCATTTTGCTCCACCCAAGTTACCATAGTATCATCAAAGTTACACTCAGCTTCTCAGGTCCTGCACTGATAGGATGGCCATAGAGTAGAAAAACTGTTGTCTTTGGACCCTTTGGCATCTTCAAAGTCTCCTTGATCAGCTACGCAAGCCCCTCCCCTTCTTAGGGGGGCTTTGTCCAGGGGTTGCCCTTGTACCTCAGTTTCTGGGTTAATGACAAAAACATCTTAGCTGTGCAAAGCAGCTCTTTCCCCATCCCCCTACCTCACTCCTCGCCCCCCTCCTCTAAGCCCCCTCCCTGtcccttggggtgggggtggggggatcaaTTCTGAGTCACCAAATCTGAGTCCATTTCCAGTTCTCAGTGCACCTAGACCCAGCGAGGGCCCCATCTTAGCCCACTCAGCATGGGGGCAGTCCAAGGGTGGCCTGTATGCCCATCTAGGATGACTCTCTAATGCTCACTAACAGAGTGGCCCCTTTCTAGGATGAGAAGATTATTGGCAATCATAATACCCAGATGTAAGTGGTAGTGGGTTAGGCATGCAAAAGATAAGGGGCAGCTCCCACTCTTTTAAGTCCCTTAAATTCAAGTGTGGGGAATGACAGAACAGAGCTGTAAGTCAGAGGTCTCAAAAGAGAACAAGTGGCATTAGAGACCGCTCCATGAgatctcctcctccacctcttctcaCTTGCAAACTTCTTCAGGGGTGTGATGCTTGTTGTCACCCCGAAAGGCCACGAGGCCAGGTGCTCCCTGGGGCCCAGGAGACAAAGATCAGAAGGGGCTGCAGGCCTGCTCACCAAAGACACTCAAGGGCCTACAGAAAATAGGGGTCAAGGAAGAGAGCCAAGGGGCAGGACAAGAGGCCCAGGAAAGGATGGAGGCTTGGAGTCATGTATGGATGGACTGATAGAGGGAGGtcgggaggatggatggatggatggatggaggatggATGAACTAAAGCAGAGGGGGCGGGGGTTCGGGAAAACTGAGCAGACAGGGAGACGTTGAAAGAAGCTAAGGTGCGGGGCAAAAGGCGAAGAAtcaagtgggtggggaggggggcacaGAAGTGGGGTGCGTGGGAAACACGTGGAGAGGACTGTTGCAGATGGGTAGAGCCGGAGCAGGTGCAGAACCGAAAAAAGCTGGAGGACGGCTCACGAGAAGAAAGATAAAGGCAAGTAAAGTGGGGGGCAGGTACTGTACACCcgcagagacagaggtgggcagGGTGGGCTGCGAGCGATACGCCGGCGCTAGGACCCGGAGGCGCGAAGGTGTCTGAGCAGGCGGGCACTAGGACCCGGCGGGTCCTTTGTTTGGGGGGCCGGGGAGCCGGACGGCGGCTCTAGTCGGCGGCTCCCCTCAGCTGGAGGGGGccctgggggggaggggagatagtGATGGGGTCCCCGGATTCTAATGTGTCTGTACTCACCGTCTGCCGCAGGCAGGTCGGCCCGCTCCACCCACGAGCTCCAGCTCTGTCCCGCGAAGTCATCGAGACTCGGCACTCGCCGCTCCAGAGCGGCCATTGCTGCCACCGCGCGTTCACGCACCGCCATCACCGCCGCGGACGCGCGCCCGCCCTGGCGCCGCCGCCGCGcggccccctccccccaccctccgaCCGGGGGCAcgcctccctctccccctacctTGCCAGTTCACTCTCTGCGCAAGCGCAGCTCGTGCCTCCTGCCACTACCTCACtctcaacacagctttctgggAAGTGTAGTTGCGGAGGGGTGGCGATGCTTACGGAGCTAGCCGAGGGATCCCTTCCGAAATGCACAATCGCACGCGGGGAAGGAGAGATCAAAGCCTCGGGATATCCTCTTTCAACCCCTCCGTACACGTCCTTTGTGCCACTAGTTCACTCTCCCAAACTTACTGCGCATACCCGAGCCCCAAACCTCTTTCTGCCCAAGATACTCTTCTAAAGCCGTGCATCCGCCAGCTGGCTGGCGCCCCTTCCTGGGCTGGCGGCCACGAAGCGCCTCTGCACCCCTGTAGATCGAATAGGGTAGGTGCAAGGAGGTGGGCGCAGTGAATCAGAAGGGCAAGGGGAGGGAGTGTGCAGGACGTGCTGAAGGACACAgggcttggggtgggggagggccaCAGCTCCTGTGCTGTTCCTCTATGGGAAACGCACGCTGCCTTGATGCAGAACGGAGGTTTGGAGTACTGTGTCTTAGGTTTGGGAGGACCTGGCTGAGCTTGCTAAGATCACCTGTCAGTATGACAGAAGGCTATCGCCGATCCAGAACCAGCCCCAGAACTAGGGTAGCCCCAAGGCTGCTGGTGTTTGCAGTGTCTCTGCTGATCGTCTCTCTCCTCCTGGGAACTACAATCGATAACCTGCACCGCCTCTTCCCAAATCCTGGCTGGACCCTGACTCCATTCAtcattttggcttctttttctagTGAATCTTTTCACCGCTGGAAAAGCTGCTATTGAAGCCTTGGCATAGGGAGGTTTCTCAtatctatcttttcttttctttctttctttctttctttctttctttctttctttctttctttctttttttctgctaaGGTCCAGAAAGTACCTTAATCACCCACCTTCTCAGCTGATAATATTTCTTCCCACCCTCACAGAAGAGACAAAAATCTACCTTCATCTCCGTCCCCATTCTCATTGGAAATTAAATATTAatcctctttttctttgactACCTCACCCATCACGCCATATTGCATCCCTTTGCCTAAAATGAAGCCAAGTTTGGGAGCAATTAAGTCAAGGTCTGTGACTTT
This region includes:
- the Atxn7l2 gene encoding ataxin-7-like protein 2 isoform X1; translated protein: MAILSVQDLRRAELEENSKNTKKLDAMTLIKEDMSIFGHCPAHDDFYLVVCNHCSQVVKPQAFQKHCERRHGPLSKLYARAPPPPPAPASSQKCHVVNGQGPACRAPGSTKTSSREKGQGSRSRGHQPPEKTQKDSLCLFVPVVNLEKISSLPKPDAHGVRVAPPSALLSQPGGLPKDSPGKVPTAPSPKEPPGRENIELVPGEGSSHRAEGSPPEKEASGARLPPKTHRKMARKEFDLNRQCGVINPETKKICTRLLTCKIHSVHQRREVPGRAKDFDVLVAELKASSRKGESPKEKSPAHKEPALERPSQEPPTAVQGVAAVAAPNTTFSSLSKQTYPYCALPRSHASSESEVDDEGPCGGDGDPGLFPFPLPRGGAQASSEESEEEGISDDLHLSPDCHYATRPPRPQAFCTFGSRLVSPGCYVFSRRLDRFCSALSSMLERHLSSHMWKKIPPAAEPPSHLVSPSLSDPLSPSPMGSCPRLPGPAPRPACPASIPPVKDSLVPSYPAGSPSVAAACSQAECMGGSQAITSPLPANTPSPSFSKLPPSKASKSSKGKEGVEMEAPSRKRKLSPGPTTFKRTCILEPAGKGKPSSCRGLSTKTKTALNLGLNGTVGPRVKRAGPLDCRGSPHPSPIPVKASQLENRGVAGHPAKVLPTTCLSEEEVAKKRKNLATYCRPVKAKHCQAGVPPDGTCSVRRKKPGPALPFEEKCSTLKSKAH
- the Atxn7l2 gene encoding ataxin-7-like protein 2 isoform X2 is translated as MAVRERAVAAMAALERRVPSLDDFAGQSWSSWVERADLPAADGAELEENSKNTKKLDAMTLIKEDMSIFGHCPAHDDFYLVVCNHCSQVVKPQAFQKHCERRHGPLSKLYARAPPPPPAPASSQKCHVVNGQGPACRAPGSTKTSSREKGQGSRSRGHQPPEKTQKDSLCQPGGLPKDSPGKVPTAPSPKEPPGRENIELVPGEGSSHRAEGSPPEKEASGARLPPKTHRKMARKEFDLNRQCGVINPETKKICTRLLTCKIHSVHQRREVPGRAKDFDVLVAELKASSRKGESPKEKSPAHKEPALERPSQEPPTAVQGVAAVAAPNTTFSSLSKQTYPYCALPRSHASSESEVDDEGPCGGDGDPGLFPFPLPRGGAQASSEESEEEGISDDLHLSPDCHYATRPPRPQAFCTFGSRLVSPGCYVFSRRLDRFCSALSSMLERHLSSHMWKKIPPAAEPPSHLVSPSLSDPLSPSPMGSCPRLPGPAPRPACPASIPPVKDSLVPSYPAGSPSVAAACSQAECMGGSQAITSPLPANTPSPSFSKLPPSKASKSSKGKEGVEMEAPSRKRKLSPGPTTFKRTCILEPAGKGKPSSCRGLSTKTKTALNLGLNGTVGPRVKRAGPLDCRGSPHPSPIPVKASQLENRGVAGHPAKVLPTTCLSEEEVAKKRKNLATYCRPVKAKHCQAGVPPDGTCSVRRKKPGPALPFEEKCSTLKSKAH
- the Atxn7l2 gene encoding ataxin-7-like protein 2 isoform 1 (isoform 1 is encoded by transcript variant 1), with translation MAVRERAVAAMAALERRVPSLDDFAGQSWSSWVERADLPAADGAELEENSKNTKKLDAMTLIKEDMSIFGHCPAHDDFYLVVCNHCSQVVKPQAFQKHCERRHGPLSKLYARAPPPPPAPASSQKCHVVNGQGPACRAPGSTKTSSREKGQGSRSRGHQPPEKTQKDSLCLFVPVVNLEKISSLPKPDAHGVRVAPPSALLSQPGGLPKDSPGKVPTAPSPKEPPGRENIELVPGEGSSHRAEGSPPEKEASGARLPPKTHRKMARKEFDLNRQCGVINPETKKICTRLLTCKIHSVHQRREVPGRAKDFDVLVAELKASSRKGESPKEKSPAHKEPALERPSQEPPTAVQGVAAVAAPNTTFSSLSKQTYPYCALPRSHASSESEVDDEGPCGGDGDPGLFPFPLPRGGAQASSEESEEEGISDDLHLSPDCHYATRPPRPQAFCTFGSRLVSPGCYVFSRRLDRFCSALSSMLERHLSSHMWKKIPPAAEPPSHLVSPSLSDPLSPSPMGSCPRLPGPAPRPACPASIPPVKDSLVPSYPAGSPSVAAACSQAECMGGSQAITSPLPANTPSPSFSKLPPSKASKSSKGKEGVEMEAPSRKRKLSPGPTTFKRTCILEPAGKGKPSSCRGLSTKTKTALNLGLNGTVGPRVKRAGPLDCRGSPHPSPIPVKASQLENRGVAGHPAKVLPTTCLSEEEVAKKRKNLATYCRPVKAKHCQAGVPPDGTCSVRRKKPGPALPFEEKCSTLKSKAH
- the Atxn7l2 gene encoding ataxin-7-like protein 2 isoform 2 (isoform 2 is encoded by transcript variant 2), which codes for MTLIKEDMSIFGHCPAHDDFYLVVCNHCSQVVKPQAFQKHCERRHGPLSKLYARAPPPPPAPASSQKCHVVNGQGPACRAPGSTKTSSREKGQGSRSRGHQPPEKTQKDSLCLFVPVVNLEKISSLPKPDAHGVRVAPPSALLSQPGGLPKDSPGKVPTAPSPKEPPGRENIELVPGEGSSHRAEGSPPEKEASGARLPPKTHRKMARKEFDLNRQCGVINPETKKICTRLLTCKIHSVHQRREVPGRAKDFDVLVAELKASSRKGESPKEKSPAHKEPALERPSQEPPTAVQGVAAVAAPNTTFSSLSKQTYPYCALPRSHASSESEVDDEGPCGGDGDPGLFPFPLPRGGAQASSEESEEEGISDDLHLSPDCHYATRPPRPQAFCTFGSRLVSPGCYVFSRRLDRFCSALSSMLERHLSSHMWKKIPPAAEPPSHLVSPSLSDPLSPSPMGSCPRLPGPAPRPACPASIPPVKDSLVPSYPAGSPSVAAACSQAECMGGSQAITSPLPANTPSPSFSKLPPSKASKSSKGKEGVEMEAPSRKRKLSPGPTTFKRTCILEPAGKGKPSSCRGLSTKTKTALNLGLNGTVGPRVKRAGPLDCRGSPHPSPIPVKASQLENRGVAGHPAKVLPTTCLSEEEVAKKRKNLATYCRPVKAKHCQAGVPPDGTCSVRRKKPGPALPFEEKCSTLKSKAH